Proteins from one Mercurialis annua linkage group LG7, ddMerAnnu1.2, whole genome shotgun sequence genomic window:
- the LOC126654536 gene encoding cell wall / vacuolar inhibitor of fructosidase 2 — MGSAMFLTLVLLSIAFNPQPIFVNGDMGLIQKTCKNTKHYDLCVSSLKSNSTSSNTDTKGLALIMIGVGVANATATSSYLSSQLLSTSNDLILKKVLKECADKYGFAGNSLQESVQDLELESYDYAYMHIMGAADYPNACHNSFRRYPGLAYPPMIALREQGLKHICDVVMGIIDALALN, encoded by the coding sequence ATGGGCTCGGCCATGTTCTTGACCCTTGTTCTTCTCTCCATAGCATTCAATCCACAACCTATTTTTGTGAATGGAGACATGGGTTTGATCCAAAAGACATGCAAGAACACAAAACACTACGATCTTTGTGTTTCATCTCTGAAATCCAACTCAACAAGCTCAAACACAGACACCAAAGGACTGGCACTCATAATGATAGGTGTTGGGGTTGCTAATGCCACAGCTACTTCATCATACTTGTCATCTCAGTTGCTCAGTACTTCAAATGACCTAATCTTGAAGAAGGTGCTCAAAGAATGTGCAGATAAGTATGGTTTTGCAGGTAATTCTCTTCAAGAATCTGTTCAAGATTTGGAGCTGGAGAGCTATGACTATGCTTATATGCATATTATGGGGGCTGCTGATTATCCAAATGCTTGCCATAATTCTTTCAGAAGGTATCCTGGGTTGGCTTATCCTCCGATGATTGCACTTCGAGAACAAGGTTTGAAGCATATTTGTGATGTTGTTATGGGCATTATTGATGCTCTTGCTTTGAATTGA